CTTAAAGTCGAAAGAGCGGTAGAATGAGTACCAGAACTCGGTCCAGACGTGAATCTTCATATTGTGTTCCCTTATGTAGTTGAAGAAGTGCCTCCAGGCCATCTGGAGGAGGTAGGGATCGAGGATGCTTATGGGAACGTCGAACTCCCTCTCCATCCTCTCGTAAATCCAGCGGACGTACTCGTTGACCATCCAGAGCTTGAAGTGGTGCCAATCGAGGAGCTTTGGCAAGGGCTCGGAGAAGCTCGTCGGCACCTTTATCTCGGAGTAGTCCATGAAGTCGCCCTTGTAGCGCCTCCTGAGGTCTTCAATTGTGTAGTTTTCCTCAAGCCACCTCTCCCACAGTCCTCCGGGCCTCGTTATTACCTCGTTGTAGTCAGTTAAAAAGGGCTGGAAGATTGTTTCCCAGTATGAGGGCTCGTCGTCGATTGAGACGCTTATTATCGGCCCCCCGTTCGTGTAGAGGTACTTCCTGATCACGGGAAAGACGGCGTTGTACCACTCCTCCACGGCTTCCAGGTAAGTGGGATGGAGGTAGGTGATGGGCGGATAGTAGATGTCCCTAGGAAGCGGCCCGTTCGACCCTTTGGCCAGAATCTCCGGATGAGCGTCTATCAGCCAGTCTGGAATGCCGCCGTTCCGCCACTCGCCGCAAATGTAGGGGCCGGGCCTTATGATGACGTAGAAGCCAAGATTCTGGGCAAGTTCAAGAAAGCCGACCAAATCCCTCTGTGGGTGAGTTTCACCCGTGAAATCAAAGCTCCCCCTCTCAGGTTCGTGCCAGTTCCAGGCGACGTAGGTGTCAACCGTGTTGAGGCCAGCTTCTTTCATCTTTAAGAGCCTCTCCCTCCATGTGTTTGCCGGAACCCTGAAGAACTGAAGCGTTCCCCCCGCTATCGTAACGGGCTCTCCATCGATGATGTATCTCTTGCCGCTAAACTCAACCTTTCCCATTCCCATCACCACTTTACAACCTTGCTCAGGAAGCGCGGATTATCGGGATTGAGGCCCATTTGAACCGCTTTGTAGTAGGCCAAGAGCTGGATAACCGGGAGGTAGACGATTGGTGCAATAGCCCCCTCCAGCTCTTGAGTCTTCAGGAAATAGTCAGCTCCCGTGTTTTCGGGAGCAACCGTGAAGACCTTCGCACCCTGATTCTGGAACTCCTTTGTGAGCTTCTCGTGCCAATCAAAGGGCCTATTGGTAAGCAAAACAACGAGTGTTCCATCATCTGCTATCGACTTGAAGCCGTGCCTGACCTCGAAGGTATGATATGCCTCGCTCCAGAAGAGCGCCATTTCCTTCATCTTCAGCATTGCTTCGAGGGCTACTGGGTAGAGGATCCCCGAACCGAGGAATATGACGTTCCTGAAGTCAAAGGAATCCACGAGATTCCTGATGTATGGCTCTGCTTTGAGTACCTCTTCCGTGAGCTGTGAGATTTCAAGGGCGTTATAAGTCTCCCTACCCCACGATTTCAGAAGGAGCTGGAGGTAGGCAAAGTAGAAAGCCGGGAAGGAGTGAGTCATCACAATGCTCTCCTCATGAGTAGGAACGATCAGAGCATAGTCTGCCATTCTTGAGAGCGTGCTCTCGTAGGCTGTGAGGGCAAGCTTGGGGATGTTTAGTGCCTCAATGGCCATTATCGCCTCGGTAGTCTCCCCAGAACGCGAGATTGAAACGAGGAGCTGAGGGGTTCCCAAAGGATAGTATTCGCGGGAATAAAGAAGTTCGGAGCAAGGGAGGGCAATTCCCCTGCCCCCCAGGTGTGTGGTTATCATGGCCAGCAACTGCGACAGAAAGTAAGAGGAACCACAACCCGTAAAGAGAACTTCACCGGGTATCTTGAATTCGTATAGATTAGCAAACCTTTCAAAAGCCTTCTGAGCCTCAAGAATTCCTTTCGGAATCCTTCTGATTTCCTTGATCGTCTTGTGCATCCCCTCACCCTCCAACGTTATAGCATGCGACCCAGTGGTTTTTCTCGAATTCAACTACTTCAGGCCTAACCCTCCAGCACTTCTCA
The Thermococcus sp. 2319x1 DNA segment above includes these coding regions:
- the glmD gene encoding glucosamine-6-phosphate deaminase, which produces MHKTIKEIRRIPKGILEAQKAFERFANLYEFKIPGEVLFTGCGSSYFLSQLLAMITTHLGGRGIALPCSELLYSREYYPLGTPQLLVSISRSGETTEAIMAIEALNIPKLALTAYESTLSRMADYALIVPTHEESIVMTHSFPAFYFAYLQLLLKSWGRETYNALEISQLTEEVLKAEPYIRNLVDSFDFRNVIFLGSGILYPVALEAMLKMKEMALFWSEAYHTFEVRHGFKSIADDGTLVVLLTNRPFDWHEKLTKEFQNQGAKVFTVAPENTGADYFLKTQELEGAIAPIVYLPVIQLLAYYKAVQMGLNPDNPRFLSKVVKW